The Microbacterium paraoxydans genome includes a window with the following:
- a CDS encoding ArsR/SmtB family transcription factor translates to MPTTLPLLPTDAAACCSPVTGGVLTPDEAERIARTFKALGDPTRVRLLSLIAASSDGEACICDLTEPVGLSQPTVSHHMKLLVDAGLATREQRGRWAYYRVVTDPLEQASRALSP, encoded by the coding sequence ATGCCCACGACGCTCCCACTCCTCCCGACCGACGCGGCGGCGTGCTGCTCGCCCGTCACCGGCGGGGTGCTGACGCCCGACGAGGCCGAGCGGATAGCGCGCACGTTCAAGGCTCTGGGTGACCCCACGCGCGTGAGACTTCTCTCCCTGATCGCCGCATCCAGCGACGGTGAAGCATGCATCTGCGACCTCACCGAGCCCGTCGGACTATCCCAGCCGACCGTCTCCCACCACATGAAACTGCTCGTCGATGCGGGCCTCGCCACCCGCGAACAGCGCGGCCGCTGGGCCTACTACCGCGTCGTTACCGACCCCCTCGAACAGGCCTCTCGCGCGCTGAGCCCGTGA
- a CDS encoding DsbA family protein, producing the protein MKTWVKATLVAAVVAVLLIVAGVVYGLSSQGVPSAGTDESGPHVQRENSHVLDDGGEGAVTVVEFLDFECEACGAFYPLVEDLRAQYAGEITYVIRYFPLPGHFNSKNAAIAAEAAAQQGQLEEMYHRLFSTQAQWGEAQESRADLFRGFAEEMGLDMAAYDEAVADPATAERVQFDFAEGEALGVSSTPSFFIDGEPVTLEAWTDLGDRIDSAVNGKR; encoded by the coding sequence ATGAAAACGTGGGTAAAGGCGACGCTCGTCGCCGCGGTCGTAGCTGTTCTGCTGATTGTGGCAGGCGTCGTTTATGGGCTGAGCAGTCAGGGGGTTCCATCGGCCGGCACGGATGAGAGCGGTCCGCATGTGCAGAGGGAGAACTCCCACGTCCTGGATGATGGCGGCGAGGGCGCGGTGACAGTGGTGGAGTTCCTGGACTTCGAGTGTGAGGCGTGTGGCGCGTTCTACCCGCTGGTTGAGGATCTCCGGGCGCAGTACGCCGGTGAGATCACGTATGTCATCCGCTACTTCCCGTTGCCCGGTCACTTCAATTCGAAGAATGCGGCTATCGCTGCGGAGGCGGCCGCACAGCAGGGGCAGCTGGAGGAGATGTATCACCGGTTGTTCTCGACGCAGGCGCAGTGGGGCGAGGCGCAGGAGTCCCGAGCTGACCTGTTCCGCGGATTCGCGGAGGAGATGGGCCTGGATATGGCGGCGTACGACGAGGCCGTAGCGGACCCGGCGACGGCGGAGCGGGTGCAGTTTGATTTCGCCGAGGGCGAGGCGCTCGGCGTCAGCAGCACCCCCTCATTCTTCATCGATGGGGAGCCGGTCACGCTAGAGGCGTGGACGGACTTGGGAGACCGCATCGATTCCGCCGTGAACGGCAAGCGGTGA
- a CDS encoding cation diffusion facilitator family transporter: MGAGHSHASGTSRKRLVVAFSITLSVFLIEVVGSVLTGSLALLVDAAHMLTDVIGLALAVTAAHLMNRAPTPRYTFGLRRAEVLGALAQATLLLGVGLFALVEGIRRLFEPPDIASGSLLFFGIVGLVANIASLLVLMGGRGLNLNMRAAFLEVANDALGSVAVIVSAILIAALGWYQADAVAGVVIAILIIPRTVVLLRASGRMLLESTPRGLDLDEVRRHIVELPHVVAVHDLHASQVSTDLPTLSAHIVIDDTVTMDAYAALLRSLQECVAEHFPVSVEHSTFQIEPESHTGEHFTHA; encoded by the coding sequence ATGGGTGCAGGTCATAGCCACGCGTCGGGAACGTCCCGTAAGCGGCTGGTGGTCGCCTTTTCGATCACACTGTCTGTTTTTCTCATCGAGGTAGTCGGTTCGGTCCTGACTGGCAGTCTCGCGCTTCTGGTGGACGCGGCGCACATGCTCACCGATGTGATCGGCCTGGCGTTGGCTGTGACGGCTGCGCATCTGATGAACAGGGCACCCACTCCCCGTTATACGTTTGGGTTGCGACGCGCCGAGGTCCTTGGCGCTCTCGCGCAGGCGACCTTGCTGTTGGGTGTGGGCTTGTTTGCCCTGGTCGAGGGAATTCGCCGACTGTTCGAGCCTCCCGATATCGCATCGGGAAGCCTGTTGTTCTTCGGAATCGTGGGGCTCGTGGCCAATATCGCGTCTCTGCTCGTCCTGATGGGTGGACGCGGGCTGAACCTCAACATGCGGGCTGCGTTCCTCGAGGTCGCCAACGACGCGCTCGGCTCCGTCGCCGTTATCGTGAGCGCCATCCTGATCGCCGCTCTCGGCTGGTATCAGGCGGACGCAGTCGCCGGGGTCGTCATCGCGATACTGATCATCCCGCGCACTGTCGTCCTGTTGCGCGCCTCCGGGCGCATGCTCCTCGAATCCACTCCTCGCGGCCTGGACCTGGACGAGGTACGCCGACACATTGTTGAGCTTCCCCATGTGGTCGCCGTCCACGACCTGCACGCCAGTCAGGTGTCTACCGACCTCCCGACGCTGAGCGCTCACATCGTCATTGATGACACCGTGACCATGGACGCCTACGCGGCCTTGTTGCGATCGCTGCAGGAGTGTGTGGCCGAGCATTTCCCGGTGAGTGTCGAACACTCCACTTTCCAAATCGAACCCGAATCGCACACTGGAGAACACTTCACCCATGCGTAA
- a CDS encoding copper resistance CopC family protein: MRNNASRTRRIALAGLVIAAISVLGLASPAAAHDGLVSSYPEAGGTIPNSPDEITLTFSAELTNLEGATDIEVLNDQGTNVAVDAPAVSGTAVTQHLSPDAGGGLFTVRWKVVSSDGHPTSGEYSYSVTASTPPAATSPAIATPEQSAQPSSSATPEPSTSPAEYGGTASGGAAMGDGLLLPLMFVSSLILVLGVSAAGVILAGRARRRRDRAEGEAGAGEE; encoded by the coding sequence ATGCGTAACAACGCTTCCCGCACCCGCCGAATCGCCCTGGCGGGGCTCGTCATCGCCGCCATCAGTGTCCTCGGCCTCGCCTCCCCGGCCGCCGCTCACGACGGGTTGGTCTCCTCCTACCCCGAGGCTGGCGGCACTATCCCGAACTCGCCGGACGAGATCACTCTGACCTTCAGCGCGGAGCTGACCAATCTAGAGGGTGCAACAGATATCGAGGTTCTCAACGACCAGGGAACCAATGTGGCGGTCGATGCGCCCGCGGTCAGTGGCACCGCCGTCACCCAGCATCTGTCCCCGGATGCCGGCGGCGGGTTGTTTACCGTCCGGTGGAAGGTGGTCTCCAGCGACGGTCACCCCACCAGCGGCGAGTACTCGTACTCGGTTACGGCCAGCACCCCTCCCGCCGCGACCTCACCAGCCATCGCCACCCCGGAGCAGAGTGCCCAGCCCAGCTCGAGTGCGACACCGGAACCGAGCACTTCACCCGCGGAGTACGGAGGCACAGCGTCGGGCGGCGCAGCGATGGGCGACGGGCTGTTGCTGCCGTTGATGTTCGTCTCCTCGCTCATTCTGGTCCTGGGCGTGAGCGCGGCCGGGGTGATCCTCGCCGGTCGCGCCCGTCGGCGACGCGACCGTGCAGAAGGGGAAGCTGGGGCCGGTGAAGAGTGA
- a CDS encoding signal peptidase II, whose translation MKSERLRRSALAAIVAAIVVFIDQATKSMALSELSQRERIPLLGDLLGLQLAFNPGATLSFGASATGLLTVFGIAVTVILGIAAARAGTTLAAIGFGFLVGGALGNLIDRLFSPPSFGVGHVTDFLAYGDLFIGNIADIALGVGALLLLSAAWRSREPRHPDPPKPANHLAQETTSL comes from the coding sequence GTGAAGAGTGAGCGTCTGCGGCGGTCCGCTCTCGCGGCCATCGTCGCCGCGATCGTCGTCTTCATCGACCAGGCCACGAAAAGCATGGCACTCAGCGAGCTGAGCCAACGCGAGAGAATCCCGCTCCTCGGGGATCTCCTTGGTCTGCAACTCGCGTTCAACCCTGGCGCCACCCTGTCCTTCGGCGCCTCCGCCACCGGTCTGCTGACTGTCTTCGGTATCGCCGTCACGGTGATCCTGGGTATCGCTGCTGCCCGCGCAGGGACCACTCTCGCTGCGATCGGGTTCGGTTTCCTCGTGGGCGGAGCACTCGGCAACCTCATCGACCGCTTGTTTTCCCCACCCAGTTTCGGGGTGGGGCACGTCACGGACTTCCTCGCCTACGGGGATCTCTTCATCGGCAACATCGCCGACATCGCGCTGGGGGTCGGGGCCCTCCTCCTTCTGAGCGCCGCGTGGCGCAGCCGAGAACCCCGCCACCCCGATCCGCCGAAACCAGCCAATCATCTGGCACAAGAGACGACATCACTATGA
- a CDS encoding DUF6804 family protein yields MNATQKPASPYQRNALAPGLIAAAILFLAPALIRANWAPLVLFVASILALIVGWFAIQARHWWWVPVFAAIAVLWNPVMPFPFSGDIWAMAQPAAAVVFLVAGGTIRVVRQDPLR; encoded by the coding sequence ATGAATGCGACGCAGAAACCCGCATCCCCCTATCAGCGAAACGCTCTCGCGCCCGGGCTGATCGCCGCAGCCATCCTCTTCCTGGCCCCAGCCCTCATCCGGGCGAACTGGGCACCCCTGGTGTTGTTCGTCGCATCCATCCTCGCCCTGATCGTGGGATGGTTCGCTATCCAGGCGCGGCACTGGTGGTGGGTGCCGGTATTCGCCGCGATCGCTGTGCTCTGGAACCCGGTCATGCCATTCCCGTTCTCCGGCGACATCTGGGCCATGGCGCAACCGGCCGCAGCCGTGGTGTTCCTGGTCGCAGGTGGCACGATCAGGGTGGTCCGGCAAGATCCCCTACGATGA
- a CDS encoding cytochrome c oxidase assembly protein produces MTDWLPVEPPTLGALVAFRPGPFPLLPVLAAVLAVLYLAGAVRLCRMRRRWPVWRAVSFLTGCALLAAVTGLGVEAYGYALVSVFMFQQLTLMMTVPPLLVLGSPGTLLLRATPHHGLGRHVLHFTHRGLRSRVVGWVLSPWCIIPLYLFAFYGLYLANAADGILTQPGGHLILELVFLAAGVLFTIPVLSSDPLPVRLGHGARALDVFAEAALHAFFGVFLMMGSTILVASFVTPTLALGLDPLEDQRLAGGLAWSYGEAPTVLMLLYVMHRWFREDSASAAATDRYVDTHGNADLDAYNAYLNRLSARDPEP; encoded by the coding sequence ATGACCGACTGGCTACCCGTCGAGCCCCCTACGCTCGGGGCGTTGGTCGCGTTCCGCCCTGGACCGTTTCCGCTGCTTCCGGTGCTCGCGGCTGTGCTCGCGGTGCTGTATCTGGCCGGGGCAGTTCGGCTGTGCAGGATGCGACGCCGCTGGCCTGTGTGGCGCGCCGTCAGTTTCCTCACCGGCTGCGCGCTGCTCGCCGCGGTGACCGGTCTCGGGGTGGAGGCGTACGGCTATGCCCTGGTGTCGGTGTTCATGTTCCAGCAGCTCACCCTCATGATGACCGTGCCCCCACTGCTGGTGCTCGGCTCCCCGGGGACGCTGCTTCTTCGTGCCACACCACACCACGGTCTCGGACGACACGTTCTGCATTTCACGCATCGCGGTTTGCGGAGTCGCGTCGTCGGCTGGGTGCTGAGTCCCTGGTGCATCATCCCGCTGTATCTGTTCGCGTTCTACGGCCTCTACCTGGCGAACGCGGCTGACGGGATCCTCACCCAACCCGGAGGGCATCTCATCCTAGAACTGGTATTCCTCGCCGCCGGTGTGCTGTTCACCATTCCCGTGCTTTCCTCCGACCCGTTACCGGTCCGATTGGGACACGGCGCCCGCGCTCTCGACGTGTTCGCCGAGGCCGCCCTCCACGCGTTCTTCGGCGTGTTCCTCATGATGGGGAGCACAATCCTCGTCGCGTCTTTCGTCACTCCCACCCTGGCCCTGGGCCTGGATCCGCTCGAGGATCAGCGGCTTGCCGGTGGGCTGGCGTGGTCGTACGGGGAAGCTCCAACCGTGTTGATGCTGCTGTACGTCATGCACCGCTGGTTCCGGGAGGACAGCGCCTCCGCGGCCGCCACCGATCGCTACGTCGACACCCACGGGAACGCTGATCTCGACGCCTACAACGCCTATCTGAACAGACTGAGCGCCCGTGATCCGGAACCCTGA
- the lnt gene encoding apolipoprotein N-acyltransferase — protein MIRNPEPATHGSPQAAPSSVARPAAKRTIPVPGAVVVAAVAGFCLDLAYPETGWWPLAFASVTVSLWLLRGRSLPASFVISLTYGATFYVTHLSWVSTFLGPLPWAALSGLQALLFAAGGPLITLAYRYSRGRLWALAPAWVAGVWVLRETVMGTWPYGGFPWARLGVVLVDTLFAEAASWLGTTGLSFLIVFLCAGALDVALRRRLSHLVALTLIGAVAALVPAFPTTYIGDLRVGWVQGNGPSAYFDPRSEGDIFDAQQTATTSLIGEDLDLLVWPEGSVDSDPLREADTAERLDALTQTIGSPLLVNSATTREGLTFNTSLLWTGTTAPQAYDKANPVPFGEYVPDRWFYELLAPDLVGMIQREYTPGTNLPAMSVAGSRVGLAICFDVIYDRVIHDSAVKGAEVYVFQTNNADFRGTDENLQQLAIARMRALETGRTVVNVSTTGTSQVIRTDGTTVAAVPADTAAAKVSSVPLHRGITPAVILMPWIGPAIGGLSVLMLMLSIAERRLRSRSPHVRSK, from the coding sequence GTGATCCGGAACCCTGAACCCGCCACACACGGATCTCCTCAGGCGGCACCGTCCTCCGTTGCTCGGCCAGCCGCGAAACGAACCATCCCAGTACCGGGCGCTGTCGTTGTAGCCGCGGTCGCCGGGTTCTGTCTGGACCTCGCCTACCCGGAGACGGGATGGTGGCCTCTGGCGTTCGCCAGCGTCACCGTCAGCTTGTGGCTGCTGCGCGGTCGCTCCCTCCCAGCCTCATTCGTCATCTCCCTCACCTACGGGGCCACGTTCTACGTCACCCACCTCTCGTGGGTGTCCACCTTCCTCGGGCCTTTGCCTTGGGCGGCGCTGTCAGGACTGCAGGCTCTTCTCTTCGCTGCAGGCGGCCCCCTCATCACGCTGGCATATCGCTACAGTCGCGGACGACTGTGGGCGCTTGCGCCCGCGTGGGTGGCGGGAGTCTGGGTGCTGCGGGAGACCGTAATGGGTACCTGGCCGTACGGCGGCTTCCCGTGGGCCCGCCTCGGCGTCGTTCTGGTCGACACCCTGTTTGCCGAGGCGGCCTCTTGGCTAGGAACAACCGGGCTATCGTTCCTGATCGTCTTCCTCTGCGCTGGAGCCTTGGACGTGGCGCTCCGGCGACGCCTGAGCCACCTCGTTGCCCTCACGCTGATCGGCGCCGTCGCCGCGCTCGTCCCCGCATTCCCGACCACCTACATTGGTGATCTACGCGTCGGGTGGGTGCAGGGTAACGGGCCCAGCGCATACTTCGATCCCCGATCGGAAGGCGACATCTTCGATGCACAGCAGACCGCCACTACATCGCTGATCGGTGAGGACCTCGACCTCCTGGTGTGGCCGGAAGGATCGGTCGACAGCGACCCGCTCCGCGAAGCCGATACTGCCGAACGCTTGGACGCCCTCACCCAGACGATCGGGTCGCCGCTGCTGGTGAACTCAGCCACCACACGGGAAGGCTTGACGTTCAACACCTCTCTACTCTGGACCGGAACCACCGCCCCACAGGCGTACGACAAAGCCAACCCGGTGCCCTTCGGGGAGTACGTGCCCGACCGTTGGTTCTACGAGCTCCTCGCCCCAGACCTCGTCGGCATGATTCAAAGGGAATACACGCCGGGCACCAACCTTCCTGCGATGAGTGTTGCGGGCTCGCGCGTCGGCCTCGCAATCTGCTTCGACGTCATCTACGACCGGGTCATTCACGACAGCGCTGTGAAGGGTGCGGAGGTTTATGTGTTCCAAACCAACAACGCCGACTTCCGCGGCACGGACGAGAATTTGCAACAACTCGCCATCGCCCGCATGCGCGCCCTCGAAACCGGCCGCACCGTGGTGAACGTCTCCACCACCGGCACCAGCCAAGTCATCCGCACCGACGGAACAACCGTCGCCGCCGTCCCCGCAGACACTGCGGCCGCGAAGGTCAGCAGCGTTCCACTGCACAGGGGGATCACGCCGGCTGTCATCCTGATGCCCTGGATCGGTCCCGCGATAGGCGGACTGAGCGTATTGATGTTGATGCTCTCGATAGCAGAGCGGCGCCTTCGCTCACGGTCGCCTCACGTTAGATCGAAGTGA
- the cmtR gene encoding Cd(II)/Pb(II)-sensing metalloregulatory transcriptional regulator CmtR, protein MLTIASRLDVMNRLGRAMADPSRSRILLTLLDAPGYPAELSRDLGLTRSNVSNHLTCLRGCGLVVATPEGRRTRYEIADAHIAVGLRHMLEAVVAVDAGVPCADEKCECCA, encoded by the coding sequence GTGCTGACTATTGCTTCTCGTCTCGATGTGATGAATCGTCTAGGTCGCGCGATGGCGGATCCGTCGCGCTCGCGGATCTTGCTCACGCTCTTGGACGCGCCTGGCTACCCGGCGGAACTTTCACGTGATCTCGGTCTGACGCGCTCGAATGTCTCCAACCACCTAACGTGTCTGCGGGGGTGTGGTCTGGTCGTTGCGACGCCGGAAGGGCGTCGTACGCGCTACGAGATCGCCGACGCACATATCGCGGTGGGCCTGCGGCACATGCTGGAAGCGGTCGTCGCCGTCGACGCGGGCGTTCCGTGTGCGGACGAGAAGTGTGAGTGCTGCGCGTGA
- a CDS encoding heavy metal translocating P-type ATPase: MSEECCGPDEPRKPHTAGDACCVPEPVQTTVPPAHEEGDACCGPALPSKDSTGDDEHEVRPPWWRDIALLPSALSGLFLSAGYALEWAGIEIPALVLQWAALLAGAYTFVPGAIRRLLRGRLGVGLLMTIAAIGAVLLGHVGEAATLAFLFSLAEALEDRAMDRAKEGLRALLSLIPETVRVSRLAGDTTLPVTDVRELDILIVGAGERVATDGVVVEGRSSLDTSPITGESIPVDVYPGSAVAAGSVNGASTLRIEATADGRDNSLTQIVSLVEQAHARKGDRARLADRIARPLVPVVLIAAALVAVFGFVVGDPSTWIERALVVLVAASPCALAIAVPVTVISAIGSASKFGVVIKSGEAFEQLGTIQAVALDKTGTLTRNEPTVVDVRPAGGISRDELLTWAGAVEATSSHPLAAAITAAAPSSAAAVDVVEDAGHGITGRVDGTLVRVGNVRWLAPGVLATAADEMAEDGMTVVVVEADGTIAGLIGIRDELRPESAETLRLLQDAGIRITMITGDNQRTARAIAAQAGITDVRAEQLPPDKAAVIEQLAAGRPTAMVGDGINDAPALATATVGIAMGLKGSAAAIESADVAFTRNDLRLIPGALAHARRGRRIMTANIVLALAIIVVLFPLALFGVLGLAGVVLVHEIAEVFVILNGVRAARRPAALRALAATPESVRV, encoded by the coding sequence GTGAGTGAGGAGTGCTGCGGCCCGGATGAGCCCCGCAAGCCCCATACCGCCGGTGACGCGTGCTGTGTTCCCGAGCCGGTGCAGACTACCGTGCCCCCGGCTCACGAGGAAGGCGACGCGTGCTGCGGCCCAGCCCTGCCGTCCAAAGACAGCACGGGCGACGATGAACACGAGGTCCGTCCGCCGTGGTGGCGCGACATCGCCCTGCTCCCGTCCGCACTCTCTGGCCTGTTCCTGAGCGCCGGCTACGCGCTGGAATGGGCGGGTATCGAGATCCCCGCGCTCGTTCTGCAGTGGGCTGCTCTGCTGGCCGGGGCATATACGTTTGTTCCCGGTGCGATCCGCCGGCTGCTCCGGGGTCGGCTCGGCGTCGGGCTGCTGATGACCATCGCCGCGATCGGTGCGGTTCTGCTCGGCCACGTCGGTGAGGCTGCGACATTGGCGTTCCTGTTCTCGCTGGCGGAAGCTCTCGAGGACCGCGCGATGGATCGGGCGAAAGAGGGTCTGCGTGCGCTGCTGTCCCTGATTCCCGAGACGGTGCGTGTCTCTCGTCTCGCTGGTGACACGACGCTCCCGGTCACGGATGTCCGTGAGCTTGACATCCTCATCGTCGGGGCGGGTGAGCGCGTCGCCACCGATGGTGTTGTCGTCGAAGGCCGATCAAGCCTGGACACCTCGCCGATCACAGGAGAGTCCATCCCTGTCGACGTGTACCCCGGCAGTGCGGTCGCGGCGGGCTCGGTGAATGGTGCATCGACGCTGCGGATCGAGGCGACCGCGGATGGGCGCGACAACTCGCTCACTCAGATCGTGTCCCTCGTGGAGCAGGCCCACGCACGAAAGGGCGACCGCGCACGGCTTGCTGACCGGATCGCCCGCCCTCTCGTGCCCGTGGTGCTGATCGCAGCGGCCCTCGTCGCCGTGTTCGGGTTCGTCGTGGGAGATCCGTCGACGTGGATCGAGCGTGCACTCGTTGTTCTGGTCGCGGCGTCTCCCTGTGCTCTTGCGATCGCGGTGCCGGTCACGGTGATCAGCGCTATCGGTTCCGCGTCGAAGTTCGGCGTCGTGATCAAGTCCGGGGAGGCGTTCGAGCAGCTCGGCACCATCCAGGCAGTCGCGCTGGACAAGACCGGCACCCTCACACGCAACGAACCGACCGTTGTCGACGTGCGCCCCGCAGGCGGCATCTCACGCGACGAGCTGCTGACCTGGGCGGGAGCAGTCGAAGCGACAAGCAGCCACCCTCTCGCTGCCGCGATCACCGCGGCCGCACCCAGTTCAGCTGCGGCCGTGGACGTGGTCGAAGACGCCGGCCACGGCATCACCGGCCGCGTCGACGGCACCCTGGTCCGCGTCGGCAACGTCCGCTGGCTCGCCCCCGGCGTACTCGCCACGGCCGCTGACGAGATGGCCGAAGACGGCATGACCGTGGTCGTCGTTGAAGCGGACGGCACAATCGCGGGTCTCATCGGCATCCGTGACGAGCTGCGCCCCGAATCCGCAGAGACCTTACGGCTCCTGCAGGATGCCGGGATCAGGATCACAATGATTACCGGCGACAACCAGCGCACCGCCCGTGCGATCGCCGCGCAGGCGGGCATCACCGACGTCCGCGCAGAGCAGCTGCCCCCGGACAAGGCCGCGGTCATCGAACAACTCGCAGCCGGGCGCCCAACGGCCATGGTCGGTGACGGCATCAACGATGCCCCCGCCCTTGCGACCGCGACCGTCGGGATCGCCATGGGATTGAAGGGGTCGGCTGCGGCGATCGAGTCCGCCGACGTCGCCTTCACCAGGAACGACCTGCGACTGATCCCTGGCGCCCTCGCCCACGCCCGTCGCGGCCGCCGCATCATGACCGCGAACATCGTGCTCGCCCTCGCGATCATCGTCGTCCTCTTCCCACTCGCGCTCTTCGGTGTGCTCGGGCTAGCCGGCGTGGTCCTCGTGCACGAGATCGCAGAAGTGTTCGTGATCCTCAACGGCGTTCGTGCTGCGCGGCGCCCTGCAGCCCTGCGCGCCCTTGCAGCAACGCCCGAATCCGTCCGCGTCTGA
- a CDS encoding DUF2188 domain-containing protein translates to MPTGDVETFHEDGAWHNRVTGDSSTTGGPHQTKKDAVAAGRDLARERKVEHIIKNENGQIAERNSYGNDPRDVKG, encoded by the coding sequence ATGCCTACCGGAGACGTTGAGACCTTCCACGAGGACGGCGCATGGCACAACCGCGTGACCGGCGACAGCTCGACCACAGGCGGCCCGCATCAGACGAAAAAGGATGCCGTGGCCGCGGGGCGTGACCTCGCGAGGGAACGTAAGGTTGAGCACATCATCAAGAACGAGAACGGGCAGATTGCGGAGCGCAACAGCTACGGCAACGACCCGCGAGACGTGAAGGGCTGA
- a CDS encoding ATP-dependent DNA ligase, translating to MPLPAGLRPPLGVALARPVETVPAADALPGGARYEPKWDGFRLLLVVDDDITLWSRQGKNLTRAFPELVAAAAQLPNGVILDGEAVVWSDDRLDFDALLRRTNGSSSTVAKLSRAQPASYVAFDILAIADRDARDLRLDDRRTLLEELAREWSPPLNLSPVTADAAEAARWFRALVASGIEGLVVKGGAQPYVGGDRTWVKVKHHDTLDVICAAVIGSRERPEELVVGLPIDGELRIVGRSARLAANTARKLGRLLQEPAASHPWPQEVKPGALSRFNRSGREPVRLTLVQPLVVEISADVAMAGQSFRHVVRFVRARPEIPVAEVEPSR from the coding sequence GTGCCCCTGCCGGCCGGGCTGCGTCCGCCGCTAGGCGTGGCGTTGGCCCGGCCGGTGGAAACGGTCCCGGCCGCGGATGCGCTGCCCGGCGGGGCGAGGTATGAACCGAAGTGGGATGGATTTCGGCTGCTGCTCGTGGTCGACGACGACATCACTTTGTGGTCGAGACAGGGTAAGAACCTCACCCGCGCCTTTCCCGAACTGGTAGCGGCGGCCGCGCAGCTTCCCAACGGTGTCATCCTCGATGGTGAGGCCGTGGTGTGGTCGGACGACCGCCTGGACTTCGATGCGCTGCTGCGCCGCACGAACGGCAGCTCCAGCACCGTCGCAAAGCTCTCCCGCGCACAGCCGGCATCGTATGTGGCCTTCGACATTCTCGCGATCGCGGATCGTGACGCACGCGATCTACGCCTGGACGATCGGCGCACGTTGCTCGAAGAGTTGGCGCGGGAGTGGTCTCCGCCGCTGAACCTCTCTCCTGTCACCGCGGATGCTGCGGAAGCCGCACGGTGGTTCCGTGCGCTCGTGGCGTCGGGGATTGAAGGGCTCGTCGTCAAGGGCGGGGCACAGCCCTACGTCGGCGGCGATCGAACGTGGGTGAAGGTGAAACACCATGACACGCTGGACGTCATCTGTGCCGCCGTGATCGGATCGCGCGAGCGTCCCGAAGAACTCGTGGTCGGGCTGCCGATAGACGGCGAGCTGCGGATCGTGGGCCGCTCGGCACGCCTGGCGGCGAACACGGCGCGGAAACTGGGCCGACTGCTGCAGGAGCCTGCGGCATCTCACCCGTGGCCGCAGGAGGTGAAGCCGGGAGCCCTGAGCCGTTTCAACCGATCAGGACGAGAGCCGGTACGACTGACGCTCGTGCAGCCGCTGGTCGTCGAGATCTCAGCGGACGTGGCGATGGCGGGCCAGTCCTTCCGCCATGTCGTGCGGTTCGTCCGCGCCCGGCCGGAGATCCCCGTCGCGGAGGTCGAGCCCTCCCGCTGA
- a CDS encoding helix-turn-helix domain-containing protein — protein sequence MTGRRRTSDVEWAVFAQSLGVRLRQLRQEAGLSQEEVASRANLSRFIYRQYESGESRRGEPMNPALRSIIAISQVFEVSIDTLLPHPFPDLRSR from the coding sequence GTGACTGGGCGCAGGCGGACGAGCGACGTCGAATGGGCTGTGTTCGCACAGAGCCTCGGCGTGCGCCTCCGCCAGCTTCGGCAAGAAGCTGGATTGAGCCAGGAAGAGGTGGCTTCACGCGCGAACCTCAGCCGTTTCATCTATCGGCAGTACGAGAGCGGTGAGTCGAGGCGAGGCGAGCCGATGAACCCGGCGTTGCGTTCTATCATCGCGATCTCGCAGGTATTCGAAGTGTCGATCGACACGCTGCTTCCGCACCCTTTTCCCGACCTTCGCAGTCGTTGA
- a CDS encoding helix-turn-helix domain-containing protein → MIEYEWCLRDLMNSARLFKAADIQRALKSRDVDMSYSQVYRLVTEKPDRLNLHVLVALMDILKCSADDLIRPVAANTPSVRTGTALNADVPGGSSALRASGARPKRAQILPDAPT, encoded by the coding sequence GTGATCGAGTACGAGTGGTGCCTACGTGACCTGATGAACTCCGCGCGCCTTTTCAAAGCGGCCGACATCCAGAGGGCGCTCAAGTCTCGGGACGTCGACATGTCCTACAGCCAGGTCTACCGACTCGTCACTGAGAAGCCCGACCGGCTCAACCTCCACGTGCTCGTCGCTCTCATGGACATCTTGAAGTGCAGCGCGGACGACCTCATCCGCCCAGTCGCCGCCAACACCCCTTCCGTACGCACGGGAACCGCCCTCAACGCCGATGTCCCCGGCGGGTCGTCGGCCTTGAGAGCCAGCGGCGCGCGGCCCAAACGAGCCCAAATCCTCCCAGATGCACCCACTTGA